From Hymenobacter sedentarius, a single genomic window includes:
- a CDS encoding EVE domain-containing protein produces MKHWLVKSEPEAYSWATFVAEDGTAWTGVRNYQARNNLNLMQPGDLVLFYHSVSEKAVVGIAEVAALAAPDATAEAGSPWVAVALRPVEPLPQPVSLAQLKADARLGELALLRQSRLSVLPVRPEEFDAVLALSAK; encoded by the coding sequence ATGAAGCATTGGCTTGTTAAATCTGAACCCGAAGCCTATTCCTGGGCCACGTTTGTAGCCGAAGACGGCACCGCCTGGACCGGCGTGCGCAACTACCAGGCCCGCAACAACCTGAACCTGATGCAGCCCGGCGACCTGGTATTGTTCTACCACAGCGTGAGCGAGAAAGCCGTGGTGGGCATTGCCGAGGTAGCCGCCCTGGCCGCACCCGACGCCACCGCCGAAGCCGGCTCGCCGTGGGTGGCCGTGGCCCTGCGCCCGGTAGAGCCGCTGCCCCAGCCCGTGAGCCTGGCGCAGCTCAAGGCCGATGCCCGGCTGGGCGAGCTGGCCCTGCTGCGCCAGTCGCGGCTGTCGGTGCTGCCGGTGCGGCCCGAAGAGTTTGACGCGGTGCTGGCCCTGAGCGCAAAATAA
- a CDS encoding DUF3570 domain-containing protein has protein sequence MKKLLATLGIWSALAAPALAQTTPGTTQNPNRIDGYGAPVSPSVPVNRAADETTIDIIGGYYRQDGTHGAVEGGRGTEHLTDVPPAIIVNVPLDTVSRLTANVGADFYASASTDRIDFALSTPSAHDTRFHGDFGYSREHKYKGTIWGVGAGVSKEYDYFSVNGTGSFAKTSRDGNRQLSLAGHIFLDQVTLITPIELRTTPTRGKSEYGTDTRQTYNLTATYSQVLTKRLQAAISTELVSQNGLLSTPFHRVYFYDSTTPNPVTSVDAANFSSRVPTAPKTELLPRSRFKYPISLRLNYFATDVVQIRAFYRLYNDNFGITAHTAELELPVKVTPFFVLYPFYRYHTQTAAKYFAPFLQHSISDEFYTSDYDLSDFSANKVGLGLRYSPVYGISRFHVPGQNAAGQPRIMRLKSLDLRYAHYQRSTNLVANIVSFDLGFAL, from the coding sequence GTGAAAAAACTACTCGCCACGCTTGGTATCTGGAGTGCCCTGGCGGCGCCGGCTCTGGCCCAAACTACGCCCGGCACCACCCAAAACCCCAACCGCATCGACGGCTACGGCGCGCCCGTGAGCCCCTCGGTGCCCGTGAACCGCGCGGCCGATGAAACCACCATCGACATAATCGGCGGCTACTACCGGCAGGACGGCACCCACGGCGCCGTGGAAGGCGGCCGCGGCACCGAGCACCTCACCGACGTGCCGCCCGCCATCATCGTCAACGTGCCGCTGGATACGGTGAGCCGGCTGACGGCTAACGTAGGCGCCGACTTTTACGCCTCGGCATCGACCGACCGGATTGACTTTGCGCTCTCCACGCCTTCGGCGCACGACACCCGCTTTCACGGCGACTTCGGCTACAGCCGCGAGCACAAGTACAAGGGCACTATTTGGGGCGTGGGGGCCGGCGTTTCGAAAGAGTACGACTACTTCTCGGTCAACGGCACGGGCTCATTTGCCAAAACCTCGCGCGACGGCAACCGGCAGCTCAGCCTGGCCGGCCATATTTTCCTCGACCAGGTAACATTGATTACGCCCATTGAGCTGCGCACCACCCCCACTCGCGGCAAAAGCGAATACGGCACCGACACCCGCCAGACCTACAACCTCACGGCCACCTACTCGCAGGTGCTCACCAAGCGGCTGCAGGCGGCCATCAGCACCGAGCTGGTTTCGCAAAACGGCCTGTTGAGCACGCCCTTCCACCGGGTGTATTTCTACGACAGCACCACGCCCAACCCCGTGACGTCAGTAGACGCCGCTAATTTCTCGTCGCGGGTGCCCACCGCGCCCAAAACCGAGCTGCTGCCCCGCTCCCGCTTCAAGTACCCCATCAGCCTGCGCCTAAACTACTTTGCTACTGATGTGGTGCAGATTCGGGCCTTCTACCGCTTGTACAACGACAATTTCGGCATTACGGCCCACACCGCCGAGCTGGAACTGCCGGTGAAAGTCACGCCGTTTTTCGTGCTCTACCCCTTCTACCGCTACCACACCCAAACGGCCGCCAAGTACTTCGCGCCCTTTTTGCAGCATTCCATCAGCGACGAATTTTATACTTCGGATTACGATTTGTCCGATTTCAGCGCCAACAAAGTGGGCCTGGGTTTGCGCTACTCGCCGGTGTACGGCATTAGCCGCTTCCATGTGCCGGGCCAAAACGCGGCGGGCCAGCCGCGCATCATGCGCCTGAAATCGCTGGACCTGCGCTACGCCCACTACCAGCGCAGCACCAACCTAGTGGCCAACATCGTGAGCTTCGACCTGGGCTTTGCGCTCTAA
- a CDS encoding DUF4266 domain-containing protein, with product MVLLPLGAALPSCVSVAAYQKVYLNDEDMKLSSKIVETPETNFESYREGAGGANGGKVGGGCGCN from the coding sequence CTGGTGTTGCTGCCGCTGGGCGCCGCGCTGCCCAGCTGCGTGTCGGTGGCCGCGTACCAGAAAGTATATCTCAACGACGAGGATATGAAACTGAGCAGCAAAATCGTGGAAACGCCCGAAACCAATTTTGAGAGCTACCGCGAAGGCGCCGGTGGGGCCAACGGCGGCAAAGTAGGCGGCGGCTGCGGCTGCAATTAA
- a CDS encoding FAD:protein FMN transferase has translation MPSWKPAPVLTLLLSLLLFSGCPGRAQTAPQRHTFTRSAHLMGSRFTFTVVAPDDSTGQRALRAGLSEVQRIDHLMSFWDSTSEVVRINRMAGVRPVAVSPETFDLINRTLRLSRLSDGAFDITFASADKLYKFDRQPHAGLPDSALVRASVRRIGWQKIKLDPAQHTMYLPEKGMRINLAGILQGYGIRRAKQVLEAKGIKGGLLNGSGDIYCWGRQADGSLWRVAIGDPDHPRSVAAWVDVTDVAVVTAGNYEQYFTVGSQVYGHIINPHTGYPSIGLRSVTIICPDVELADGLDEVVFVKGPTAGLAFINGLKNVDCALITDDNRTLVSKGMKLNYYRGSATTHP, from the coding sequence ATGCCGAGTTGGAAGCCCGCCCCCGTCTTAACCCTGCTGCTGAGCCTCTTGTTGTTCAGTGGCTGCCCCGGCCGTGCCCAAACCGCTCCGCAACGACACACCTTCACGCGCAGCGCCCACCTCATGGGCTCCCGCTTCACCTTCACGGTGGTGGCGCCCGACGACTCCACCGGCCAGCGGGCCCTGCGGGCCGGCCTGAGCGAGGTGCAGCGCATCGACCACCTCATGTCGTTCTGGGATTCTACTTCCGAGGTAGTGCGCATCAACCGCATGGCAGGGGTGCGGCCGGTGGCGGTGTCGCCCGAAACCTTCGACCTTATCAACCGCACGCTGCGGCTCTCGCGGCTCAGCGACGGCGCGTTCGACATCACCTTCGCCAGCGCCGACAAGCTCTACAAGTTTGACCGGCAGCCGCACGCTGGCCTGCCCGATTCGGCGCTGGTGCGGGCGTCGGTGCGGCGCATTGGCTGGCAAAAAATCAAGCTGGACCCAGCTCAACACACGATGTACCTGCCCGAAAAAGGCATGCGCATCAACCTGGCGGGCATTCTGCAGGGCTACGGCATCCGGCGGGCCAAGCAGGTGCTGGAAGCCAAAGGCATCAAGGGCGGGCTGCTGAACGGCTCGGGCGATATCTATTGCTGGGGCCGGCAGGCCGATGGCTCGCTGTGGCGCGTGGCCATCGGCGACCCTGACCACCCGCGCAGCGTGGCCGCCTGGGTTGACGTGACCGACGTGGCTGTGGTGACGGCCGGCAACTACGAGCAGTACTTCACGGTGGGCAGCCAGGTCTACGGGCACATCATCAACCCGCACACCGGCTACCCGTCCATTGGGCTGCGCTCGGTCACCATCATCTGCCCCGATGTGGAATTGGCCGACGGCTTAGACGAAGTCGTCTTCGTGAAAGGCCCAACCGCCGGTCTGGCGTTCATCAACGGCCTGAAAAACGTTGATTGCGCGTTGATTACCGACGACAACCGCACGCTGGTGTCCAAGGGCATGAAACTGAATTATTACCGCGGCAGCGCTACCACCCATCCCTGA
- a CDS encoding thioredoxin family protein yields the protein MSFIPSVSPVRAFVLALGLVAAHSVQAQQAAVKVKTKTSDAAGNTVSKSKVVTPAPVASAPKPVSPLVSSPQVILPAQADGNTTWLTDLSAAQAQAKATKRPILAVFSGSDWCKPCIIYEQEVFAKPEFAAYAKDRLVLAHFDFPRQKRNQPTAAQVKLNEAAAAQLNREGDFPLAVVISPEGKVLAKTGYIAGGPTAFEAYLKKVVPTL from the coding sequence ATGTCCTTTATTCCTTCCGTAAGTCCCGTTCGGGCATTTGTTCTGGCCCTGGGCCTGGTGGCCGCCCATTCGGTACAGGCACAGCAGGCAGCCGTGAAGGTCAAAACCAAAACCTCGGACGCCGCCGGCAACACCGTCAGCAAAAGCAAAGTGGTAACGCCTGCTCCCGTGGCCAGCGCCCCCAAGCCGGTGTCGCCCCTGGTTTCGTCGCCGCAAGTGATTTTGCCCGCGCAGGCCGACGGCAACACCACCTGGCTGACCGACCTGAGCGCCGCCCAGGCGCAAGCCAAAGCCACCAAACGGCCCATTCTGGCCGTTTTCTCCGGTTCCGATTGGTGCAAGCCCTGCATCATCTACGAGCAGGAGGTGTTTGCAAAGCCCGAATTTGCTGCCTACGCCAAAGACCGGCTGGTGCTGGCTCACTTCGACTTTCCGCGCCAGAAGCGCAACCAGCCCACTGCCGCCCAGGTTAAGCTCAACGAAGCGGCCGCCGCGCAGCTCAACCGCGAGGGCGACTTCCCGCTGGCCGTCGTTATCTCGCCTGAGGGCAAGGTGCTGGCCAAGACCGGCTACATTGCGGGCGGCCCCACGGCCTTCGAGGCGTACCTTAAAAAGGTAGTGCCCACGCTGTAG
- a CDS encoding helix-hairpin-helix domain-containing protein, whose amino-acid sequence MDNRALTRAFKLAAQLMELHDENPFKIRAIEGTANALDALSFPVSEIERSGLPDRTGLSKTAAAKVAELLDTGTFPELRHLLEITPPGVVEMLNIKGIGPKKIRALWRDLGIESAEQLREAAEKDLVSKLKGFGKKTQDSILEALEFAGQSKGKLLYPQAESLAEQLCQQLRNGLKTEKVAVAGEIRRRLETVETVRLVAATDRPAQAHLLLNSLEGLTPNPHRSGPFAWRGTATESGVQVEVLLTTAEAFTTELFLNSAAEEHLNEPLPGVQGHGGGAPATLRQWARRETFQQEEALYEKAGLQFIVPELREGLGEIELAAEKKLPRLLEDSDLRGSLHNHSTYSDGNHSLREMATFLRDHNYEYLGICDHSQAAHYANGLGVERVRQQHQEIDKLNAELAPFRIFKGIESDILSDGSLDYPSDVLASFDFIVASVHSNLKMDERKATERLLRAIENPYTTMLGHPTGRLLLRRQGYPIDYKAVIDACAKHQVIIEINSNPWRLDLDWRWVRYAHDQGVMLSINPDAHHTDGYADMRYGVLMGRKGFLTKEMTFNAKSVEEAAAYFEKRKAAIKPRWNTKSRCLSKRQAPLLTKEGTLARSASWGGCGR is encoded by the coding sequence GTGGATAACCGCGCCCTGACCCGCGCCTTCAAGCTGGCTGCCCAGCTCATGGAGCTGCACGACGAAAACCCCTTTAAAATCCGCGCAATCGAAGGCACGGCCAACGCCCTGGACGCCCTGAGCTTCCCGGTGTCGGAAATCGAGCGCTCCGGCCTGCCCGACCGCACTGGCCTGAGCAAAACCGCCGCCGCCAAAGTAGCCGAACTGCTCGATACCGGCACGTTTCCGGAGCTGCGCCATCTGCTCGAAATCACCCCGCCCGGCGTGGTCGAGATGCTGAACATCAAAGGCATCGGCCCGAAGAAAATCCGGGCCCTGTGGCGCGACCTGGGCATCGAAAGCGCCGAGCAGCTGCGCGAAGCCGCCGAAAAAGACCTGGTGAGTAAGCTCAAGGGCTTCGGCAAAAAGACCCAGGATTCCATACTGGAAGCCCTCGAGTTTGCCGGCCAAAGCAAGGGCAAGCTGCTGTACCCGCAGGCCGAAAGCCTGGCCGAACAGCTGTGCCAGCAGCTGCGCAACGGCTTAAAAACTGAGAAAGTAGCCGTGGCCGGCGAAATCCGCCGCCGCCTCGAAACCGTGGAAACCGTGCGCCTCGTGGCCGCCACCGACCGCCCGGCCCAGGCCCACCTGCTGCTCAACTCCCTCGAGGGCCTCACACCCAACCCGCACCGCTCCGGCCCGTTTGCCTGGCGCGGCACGGCCACCGAGTCGGGCGTGCAGGTGGAGGTGCTGCTCACCACGGCCGAAGCCTTCACCACCGAGCTATTCCTGAACTCGGCCGCCGAGGAGCACCTAAACGAGCCGCTGCCCGGCGTGCAGGGCCACGGCGGCGGGGCCCCGGCCACGCTGCGCCAGTGGGCCCGCCGCGAAACATTCCAGCAGGAAGAAGCCCTCTACGAGAAAGCCGGCCTGCAATTCATCGTGCCCGAGCTGCGCGAAGGCCTGGGCGAAATTGAGCTGGCTGCCGAGAAAAAGCTGCCCCGCCTACTCGAAGACAGCGACCTGCGCGGCTCCCTGCACAACCACAGCACCTATTCCGACGGCAACCACAGCCTGCGCGAGATGGCCACCTTCTTGCGCGACCACAATTACGAGTACCTCGGCATCTGCGACCACAGCCAGGCCGCGCATTATGCCAACGGCCTCGGCGTGGAGCGCGTGCGCCAGCAGCACCAGGAAATCGACAAGCTCAACGCCGAGCTCGCGCCCTTCCGCATCTTCAAGGGCATCGAGAGCGACATTCTCAGCGATGGTTCCCTGGATTATCCGTCTGACGTGCTGGCCAGCTTCGATTTCATCGTGGCCTCCGTGCACTCCAACCTGAAAATGGACGAGCGCAAAGCCACCGAACGCCTGCTGCGCGCCATCGAAAACCCTTACACCACCATGCTGGGCCACCCCACCGGCCGCCTGCTGCTGCGCCGCCAGGGCTACCCCATCGACTATAAAGCCGTCATCGACGCCTGCGCCAAGCACCAGGTCATCATCGAAATCAACTCCAACCCCTGGCGCCTCGACCTCGACTGGCGCTGGGTGCGCTACGCCCACGACCAGGGCGTGATGCTCAGCATCAACCCCGACGCCCATCATACCGACGGATACGCCGACATGCGCTACGGCGTGCTCATGGGCCGCAAGGGATTTTTGACCAAGGAAATGACGTTCAACGCGAAGTCGGTGGAGGAAGCCGCGGCCTACTTTGAAAAACGAAAAGCCGCTATCAAGCCCCGCTGGAATACAAAAAGTCGTTGTTTGAGTAAACGTCAAGCTCCCCTCCTTACCAAGGAGGGGACGCTGGCGCGAAGCGCCAGCTGGGGTGGTTGTGGGCGTTGA